The following coding sequences lie in one Paenibacillus sp. J23TS9 genomic window:
- the rpoE gene encoding DNA-directed RNA polymerase subunit delta produces the protein MSNSLQLKLDPEKIREMPLVDLAFAVLKAANTPFYYLDLMKEVAKLRGLTEEEMKDTVAQLYTEINIDGRFACVGTNLWGLKRWYPVDRSEDPIASAKRPRIINDEDDDDDDDFTDEDDTFSADDSDEDFDRIDEDHDDIYSDDDSEEEVEEESILEDEELEDEEEDLDEDEEESAEESEED, from the coding sequence GTGAGTAACTCACTCCAATTAAAGCTGGACCCTGAAAAGATCAGGGAAATGCCTCTGGTGGATTTGGCTTTTGCCGTACTGAAGGCAGCGAATACGCCATTTTACTATCTTGACCTGATGAAAGAGGTTGCCAAGCTTCGCGGCTTGACGGAAGAGGAAATGAAAGATACCGTTGCGCAGCTATATACAGAAATTAATATCGATGGTCGTTTTGCCTGTGTCGGTACGAACCTTTGGGGATTGAAGCGCTGGTATCCGGTTGACCGCTCCGAGGATCCGATCGCAAGCGCGAAGCGTCCGCGTATCATCAACGATGAAGACGATGATGACGATGACGACTTCACCGATGAAGATGATACCTTCAGTGCAGATGACAGCGACGAGGATTTCGACCGCATCGACGAGGATCATGATGATATCTATTCCGACGATGATTCCGAGGAAGAGGTTGAAGAAGAGAGCATCTTGGAAGATGAAGAGCTCGAGGATGAAGAAGAAGATCTGGATGAAGATGAAGAGGAATCCGCTGAGGAATCAGAGGAAGACTAA
- a CDS encoding S8 family peptidase, whose amino-acid sequence MDYTGLIQMLLESMESPAPSGAKRILTFVNPQHYEAFQQTLQELKVQHPDWPDLPSSNLLHSVMTPLSGSTKHLDSYKNQIRVEEDSLIQVHTLANKVNQGPGVPYGVKQIQAPKAWSTSTGYRVKIGVIDTGADYYHPDLRQSLAKGINLLNRHMMPLDDNGHGTHIAGTLAAANSTEGMIGVAPRATIYPVKAFDHNGSAYVSDIIQGIDWCIRNHMHIINMSFGMKTRSKTLLDIVNKAYLSGISIVASSGNDGKRRNIDYPAKYPQTISVGATDRQRRIASFSNRGEFIDIYAPGDKIISSWTHGKYHEMSGTSMATSHVSGAIALLLAQNPDLQPAEIKALLLQTATPLRSKKGQRRSGGGLEVNALRLLKEGMKRKPLNPQY is encoded by the coding sequence ATGGACTACACCGGATTGATACAGATGCTGCTTGAGAGCATGGAAAGTCCCGCGCCATCCGGAGCCAAACGAATACTCACTTTTGTAAATCCCCAGCATTACGAAGCATTCCAGCAAACATTGCAGGAGCTCAAAGTTCAACATCCTGATTGGCCCGACCTGCCGTCGTCCAATCTGCTTCATTCCGTCATGACGCCCCTGTCCGGCAGTACAAAGCATTTAGATTCTTATAAGAACCAAATTCGGGTCGAGGAAGACAGCCTTATCCAGGTGCATACGCTGGCTAACAAGGTCAATCAAGGCCCAGGCGTTCCCTATGGCGTCAAACAAATTCAAGCACCAAAGGCTTGGTCCACTTCAACCGGATACCGGGTAAAGATTGGCGTCATCGACACTGGTGCTGATTACTACCATCCGGATCTTCGTCAATCCCTGGCAAAGGGAATTAATCTGCTTAACAGGCATATGATGCCGCTCGATGACAATGGGCATGGCACCCATATTGCAGGCACTCTTGCGGCTGCCAACAGCACGGAAGGCATGATCGGCGTCGCGCCGCGGGCCACCATCTATCCGGTCAAGGCCTTCGACCATAACGGCTCGGCTTACGTGTCTGACATTATTCAGGGAATTGACTGGTGTATCCGGAACCACATGCATATCATCAACATGAGCTTCGGGATGAAAACGCGCAGCAAGACCCTGCTGGATATTGTGAATAAAGCCTATCTGTCCGGCATTTCCATCGTTGCCTCCTCCGGCAATGACGGGAAACGGCGCAATATAGACTACCCCGCAAAATATCCCCAGACCATCTCAGTCGGTGCAACAGACCGCCAGCGGCGCATCGCCAGCTTCAGCAACCGCGGTGAGTTTATTGATATTTATGCGCCTGGAGACAAAATTATTTCTTCCTGGACTCATGGCAAATATCATGAAATGAGCGGCACCTCCATGGCGACATCGCATGTGAGCGGCGCTATTGCCCTGCTGCTTGCACAAAATCCAGATCTGCAGCCTGCGGAGATCAAAGCACTGCTGCTGCAAACCGCTACACCGCTGCGCTCCAAAAAGGGGCAGCGGCGGTCCGGAGGGGGCTTGGAGGTCAATGCACTGAGGCTGCTAAAGGAAGGGATGAAGAGGAAACCCTTGAATCCGCAATATTAA
- the argS gene encoding arginine--tRNA ligase encodes MTTNPLEHINQLVTEALADAVVAAGIVSREELPVFALEVPKDKSHGDLATNAAMQLTRIAKKNPRQIAEAILEHFDMKKASIEKADIAGPGFINFTLNKSYLYPVVQQVHEQGDNYGRVNLGQSQKIQVEFVSANPTGSLHLGHARGAAVGDALCNVLDFAGYKVTREYYINDAGNQVENLCKSIEARYLQELGQNAEMPEDGYHGEDIKGFAKELAAEKGDSLLSMDPGERTAFFRQYGLEKELNKIKRDLGKFRVNFDEWFSETSLYQNGLVEESLNELKSKGQVYEQDGATWLRTTEYGDDKDRVLVKNDGTYTYLTPDIAYHRNKFERGYDQLINIWGADHHGYIPRMKAAMEAIGYDPARLTVLIAQMVSLFQNGEKVKMSKRTGKAVTMEDLMEEVGIDAIRYFFTMRSMDSHLDFDMDLAISTSNENPVFYVQYAHARICSIYRQAEEQGVTLLPLAEVDLSMLNTEHEYDLLRKIGELPEEIAMAAANYAPHRMVRYVYDLASLFHSYYRAQRVISEDAAQTQARFALLGAVRTVIANVLRLVGVSAPEQM; translated from the coding sequence ATGACAACCAATCCATTAGAACATATTAATCAGCTGGTGACCGAGGCTCTTGCCGACGCAGTAGTTGCTGCAGGGATCGTCAGCCGCGAGGAGCTGCCCGTCTTTGCGCTTGAAGTGCCGAAGGACAAGTCCCACGGGGATTTGGCTACGAATGCAGCCATGCAGCTGACACGAATCGCCAAGAAAAACCCGCGCCAGATTGCCGAGGCGATTTTGGAGCATTTTGACATGAAAAAGGCTTCTATCGAAAAGGCGGATATTGCCGGACCTGGCTTTATCAACTTTACTTTAAATAAAAGCTACCTGTACCCCGTTGTACAGCAGGTTCATGAGCAGGGTGACAACTATGGACGCGTAAATCTCGGTCAAAGCCAAAAAATTCAGGTGGAGTTTGTCAGTGCCAATCCGACTGGCAGCCTGCATCTGGGTCATGCGCGCGGCGCAGCTGTAGGGGATGCGCTCTGTAATGTGCTCGATTTTGCCGGATACAAAGTGACACGTGAGTATTACATCAATGATGCCGGCAACCAGGTCGAGAACCTGTGCAAATCCATTGAAGCCCGTTACCTGCAGGAGCTTGGCCAAAATGCTGAAATGCCTGAGGATGGTTATCATGGAGAAGACATCAAGGGCTTTGCCAAAGAGCTTGCCGCCGAGAAGGGCGACTCGTTGTTGTCCATGGATCCTGGAGAGCGGACGGCTTTCTTCCGTCAGTACGGACTCGAAAAGGAACTGAACAAGATCAAGCGAGACTTGGGCAAGTTCAGAGTGAATTTTGACGAGTGGTTCAGCGAAACCTCGCTGTATCAAAATGGATTAGTTGAAGAATCCCTGAACGAGCTCAAGTCCAAGGGACAGGTGTATGAGCAGGACGGCGCAACTTGGCTCCGTACCACGGAATATGGTGACGACAAGGACCGCGTACTCGTAAAAAATGACGGAACCTATACGTACCTTACACCGGATATCGCGTATCATCGCAATAAGTTTGAGCGCGGCTATGACCAGCTGATCAACATTTGGGGTGCCGACCACCACGGATATATTCCACGGATGAAGGCAGCTATGGAAGCGATTGGTTATGACCCGGCAAGACTAACGGTACTCATTGCACAGATGGTAAGTCTGTTCCAGAACGGCGAAAAGGTGAAGATGTCCAAGCGGACAGGTAAAGCCGTAACCATGGAAGATCTGATGGAAGAAGTCGGCATCGACGCCATTCGCTACTTCTTTACGATGCGCAGTATGGATTCTCATTTGGATTTTGACATGGATCTGGCCATTTCGACATCCAATGAAAATCCGGTATTCTATGTGCAGTATGCCCATGCCCGTATTTGCAGCATCTATCGTCAGGCAGAGGAACAGGGCGTTACGCTGCTGCCGCTGGCTGAAGTAGATCTAAGTATGCTGAATACCGAGCATGAATACGATTTGCTCCGTAAAATCGGTGAGCTTCCTGAGGAAATTGCCATGGCGGCAGCCAACTACGCGCCTCACCGGATGGTGCGCTATGTCTATGACCTGGCATCTCTGTTCCACAGCTATTACAGAGCGCAGCGCGTGATTTCCGAGGATGCCGCTCAAACACAGGCCCGGTTTGCCTTGCTGGGAGCCGTCCGTACAGTCATTGCCAATGTATTGAGACTGGTTGGCGTGAGTGCGCCGGAACAAATGTAA
- a CDS encoding DUF1934 domain-containing protein — protein sequence MQEARKARIRLQSRHEGESVEQETEAEVFERGGALYLKYEEPDVDLQGQKTRTLLKITPDSLKMIRHGAVESEQTFQEGHMLPGFYRSPYTTFNLSTQTSSLKVDLDGGFSGTVAWTYDLYVYEECTGNFDISLHIQEENQ from the coding sequence ATGCAAGAAGCCAGAAAAGCCCGCATTCGTCTTCAAAGCCGGCATGAAGGTGAGAGTGTGGAGCAGGAGACAGAGGCCGAAGTGTTCGAACGCGGCGGCGCGCTCTATCTCAAATACGAGGAACCGGATGTGGATCTGCAGGGACAAAAGACCCGGACTCTGCTTAAGATCACCCCGGACAGTCTGAAAATGATCCGGCACGGCGCGGTGGAATCGGAACAAACGTTTCAGGAAGGGCATATGCTGCCCGGCTTTTATCGCTCACCGTATACTACATTTAATCTTTCAACACAGACGAGCTCGCTCAAGGTTGACCTTGATGGCGGGTTTTCTGGCACGGTTGCCTGGACATATGATCTGTACGTTTATGAGGAATGCACAGGAAATTTCGACATCAGTTTGCATATACAGGAGGAAAATCAATGA
- a CDS encoding GNAT family N-acetyltransferase: MSNKDKNLIIRPILEKDLPTLWELSFKEEAPEWKKWDAPYYEHKAIPFDTYMEKKKNWLAQDDYWAIEADGELIGTVSYYWEHEPSHWLEMGIVIYHPSYWSGGYGTRALTLWINHLFATLPLVRVGYTTWSGNHRMIRVGEKLGFTMEARLRKCRLYNDVYYDSIRMGILREEWDALQGQ, from the coding sequence ATATCAAATAAAGACAAAAACCTCATTATCCGGCCAATACTGGAAAAAGATCTACCCACGTTGTGGGAGTTGTCTTTTAAGGAGGAAGCACCCGAGTGGAAGAAGTGGGACGCCCCCTATTACGAGCACAAGGCTATTCCTTTTGATACATATATGGAGAAAAAGAAAAATTGGCTGGCCCAGGACGATTATTGGGCGATTGAAGCGGATGGGGAGCTAATCGGTACCGTCAGCTACTATTGGGAGCATGAGCCTTCCCATTGGCTTGAAATGGGCATTGTCATTTACCACCCTTCCTATTGGAGCGGAGGCTACGGGACCCGGGCGCTCACGCTGTGGATTAACCATCTGTTTGCAACCCTGCCGTTGGTCCGCGTAGGTTATACCACATGGTCGGGCAATCACCGGATGATCCGGGTCGGCGAAAAGCTGGGCTTCACAATGGAAGCCAGGCTCCGAAAATGCCGGCTGTATAACGATGTCTATTATGATTCCATCCGTATGGGCATTCTCCGTGAAGAATGGGATGCACTGCAGGGTCAATAA
- the speB gene encoding agmatinase encodes MKLDQAYSGNVFICSSEDYAGSKAVIYGMPMDYTVSFRPGSRFGPSHIRQASVGLEEYSPYLDKSIDDMTYFDAGDLLLPFGNAARSLDVIREYVGKLLEDGKFPIGLGGEHLVTWPIIEQVYAKYPDLILIHIDAHADLREQYEGEPLSHSTPVRKAAALMGGKNIYQFGIRSGSREEFKFGHENINFHPFEVAAPLKEALPKMGNRPVYVTIDIDVLDPSAAPGTGTAEAGGITSKELLEAVHLIAGSAVNVVGCDLVEVAPIYDPTQQTQIVAAKLIREMLLGFVK; translated from the coding sequence ATGAAACTTGATCAAGCTTACTCAGGAAACGTATTTATTTGCAGCTCCGAGGATTATGCAGGCTCCAAAGCCGTCATCTATGGTATGCCGATGGATTATACCGTCAGCTTCCGTCCAGGTTCGCGTTTTGGCCCTTCCCATATCCGTCAGGCTTCCGTAGGTCTGGAAGAGTACAGTCCTTATCTGGACAAAAGCATCGACGACATGACGTATTTCGATGCCGGCGATCTGCTGCTGCCTTTCGGCAACGCAGCGCGCAGCCTGGATGTTATCCGAGAGTATGTCGGCAAACTGCTTGAAGACGGCAAATTCCCGATTGGTCTTGGCGGCGAGCATTTGGTGACTTGGCCGATCATCGAGCAGGTGTACGCGAAGTACCCTGACCTCATTCTGATCCACATCGATGCACACGCCGATCTGCGTGAGCAGTATGAGGGTGAGCCATTGTCTCACTCCACGCCAGTCCGTAAAGCGGCTGCATTGATGGGTGGAAAAAACATCTATCAATTCGGTATCCGTTCGGGTTCGCGTGAGGAGTTTAAATTCGGACACGAAAATATTAACTTCCATCCGTTTGAAGTAGCTGCCCCGCTTAAGGAAGCACTACCAAAGATGGGCAACCGTCCGGTCTATGTGACCATTGATATTGACGTGCTTGATCCGTCAGCTGCGCCTGGCACAGGTACAGCCGAAGCTGGAGGCATTACTTCCAAGGAACTGCTGGAAGCCGTGCACCTGATTGCCGGTTCGGCTGTGAATGTTGTGGGTTGTGATCTGGTGGAAGTGGCACCGATCTATGATCCAACACAGCAAACACAAATCGTGGCAGCCAAGCTGATCCGCGAAATGCTGCTCGGTTTTGTAAAATAA
- the speE gene encoding polyamine aminopropyltransferase has translation MELWFTEKQTPAFGITAKIKQTYVSEKTDFQDLAMVETEEFGNMLLLDGMVMTTEKDEFVYHEMVAHPVLNTHPNPKHVLVVGGGDGGVIREIIKHPEVEKAVLVDIDGKVIEYSKKYLPSIAGKLEDPRVEVHVNDGFMHIHQHKNEYDVIMVDSTEPVGPAAPLFERGFYQGIYEALKDDGIFVAQTDNPWFKADLIQQVNRDVKEIFPIVRVYGANIPTYPSGLWTFTMGSKKYDPLEVNEADIPEMDTKYYTSRLHKAAFVLPKFVEDLIK, from the coding sequence ATGGAATTGTGGTTCACGGAGAAGCAGACCCCCGCTTTCGGGATTACGGCTAAAATCAAACAAACATATGTAAGTGAGAAAACCGATTTTCAGGATCTGGCTATGGTGGAGACTGAAGAATTTGGAAATATGCTTTTGCTGGACGGCATGGTGATGACAACGGAGAAGGATGAATTCGTTTATCATGAAATGGTAGCGCATCCTGTACTGAACACGCATCCGAATCCGAAGCATGTGCTTGTGGTCGGCGGCGGTGACGGCGGTGTAATCCGCGAAATCATCAAGCATCCGGAAGTGGAAAAGGCAGTACTGGTCGACATCGACGGTAAAGTCATTGAATATTCGAAAAAATATCTTCCTTCGATTGCTGGCAAGCTTGAGGATCCACGTGTCGAAGTGCATGTGAATGATGGTTTTATGCATATTCATCAGCACAAAAACGAGTATGACGTTATCATGGTTGACTCTACCGAGCCTGTAGGTCCGGCAGCGCCTTTGTTTGAACGCGGCTTCTACCAAGGCATCTATGAAGCGCTGAAAGATGACGGTATTTTCGTGGCACAAACGGATAATCCTTGGTTTAAGGCCGATCTGATTCAACAGGTCAACCGCGACGTGAAGGAAATTTTCCCGATTGTACGTGTGTATGGTGCTAACATTCCTACATACCCAAGTGGTCTGTGGACGTTTACAATGGGCAGCAAAAAATATGATCCGCTTGAAGTAAACGAAGCGGACATTCCAGAAATGGATACCAAGTATTACACGTCTCGTCTTCATAAAGCAGCGTTCGTCCTGCCTAAATTTGTGGAAGATTTGATAAAATAG
- a CDS encoding transglycosylase domain-containing protein, whose translation MPQPRHSKPKHKSRFAAFIKLILAMTVAIIIAGGVLLGYLYQKSLPVADTDRNSRLLDSQGSIIATFSASGRNYEPVELKQISPMLIQATLAVEDRKFYDHIGFDLKGMGRAILVNLKEMERAQGASTLTQQLARNLYLSHAKTWTRKIKEAMYTAQLEMKYSKNEILQMYLNEIYYGHGANGIEAASQMYFGKPAADLDLAESAMLAGIPKGPTYYSPYNHMDSAKKRQKIVLGTMVDTGDITQQEADEAAAEVLHFKPQGQQQARVTAPFFRDYVKNLVTTQLGISEEQLDHGGLNIYTTLDPHAQIAAEEAVAQGMDPQSELETALVSIDPRTGYVKAMVGGKNYKTSQFNHALAKTRQPGSSFKPIMYLAALSSKTMTGLSTFNSEPTLFHYDNNRKTYQPSNFGEKYLGEINMQEAIAASDNIYAVNTLLKVGADNVITMAQKLGIISPLQSVPSLALGTSPISPFEMASSFAVMSNAGKRMPPVAVLKITDAAGEVLYQAPETAGEQVVDPAAAYVLTHLMESVFESGGTGSRVSSLIKRPVAGKTGTTDTDAWMVGYTPELATAVWVGYDKGRDISTMDGHRAAPIFAQFTEKALENVPPKIFAIPSGVVTVYVDEASGKLASADCPAKKLEVFIAGTEPTEYCSLHGGEKQQPTTKSGSPEERSWWSDFKRWLTE comes from the coding sequence ATGCCGCAGCCACGTCACTCTAAGCCCAAACATAAAAGCCGGTTTGCTGCATTCATCAAGCTGATCCTGGCCATGACCGTCGCCATAATCATAGCTGGAGGTGTTTTGCTTGGATACCTGTATCAGAAAAGCCTCCCCGTCGCCGACACGGACCGCAATTCCCGCCTTCTGGACAGTCAGGGCAGCATTATCGCCACCTTCTCAGCCAGCGGCCGCAACTATGAACCCGTCGAACTTAAACAGATATCTCCTATGCTTATTCAGGCGACACTCGCTGTCGAGGATCGGAAGTTTTATGATCATATCGGGTTTGACCTGAAAGGTATGGGCCGGGCCATTCTCGTCAATCTGAAGGAAATGGAGCGGGCGCAGGGAGCCAGTACATTAACCCAGCAGCTGGCCCGTAATCTGTATTTGTCTCATGCAAAGACCTGGACCCGTAAGATAAAAGAGGCTATGTATACCGCGCAGCTGGAGATGAAATACAGCAAAAATGAAATTTTGCAGATGTACCTCAATGAAATCTATTATGGCCACGGAGCCAATGGGATAGAAGCCGCCTCGCAAATGTATTTTGGAAAGCCGGCAGCTGATCTTGATCTAGCGGAAAGCGCCATGTTAGCAGGAATTCCCAAAGGACCAACCTACTATTCCCCATATAATCATATGGATAGTGCCAAGAAGCGTCAGAAAATCGTGCTCGGTACTATGGTGGACACCGGTGATATTACGCAGCAGGAAGCAGACGAGGCCGCAGCTGAGGTACTCCACTTCAAACCGCAGGGGCAGCAGCAGGCCCGTGTTACCGCGCCCTTTTTCCGCGACTATGTTAAAAATCTTGTCACTACCCAACTCGGCATCAGCGAAGAGCAGCTGGATCATGGCGGTCTGAATATCTATACGACGCTGGATCCCCATGCGCAGATCGCAGCGGAAGAGGCCGTCGCACAGGGAATGGACCCGCAAAGCGAGCTGGAAACGGCACTTGTATCCATTGATCCCCGCACGGGCTATGTCAAAGCCATGGTTGGCGGCAAGAATTATAAAACAAGCCAGTTTAATCATGCGCTCGCCAAAACACGCCAGCCGGGCTCCTCCTTCAAACCAATCATGTATTTGGCAGCCTTGTCTTCGAAAACAATGACCGGATTGAGTACGTTCAATAGTGAGCCGACTTTATTCCACTATGACAACAACCGGAAGACATACCAACCCAGCAATTTCGGAGAAAAATATTTGGGCGAGATCAATATGCAGGAGGCTATCGCTGCATCAGACAACATATATGCGGTCAACACGCTCCTTAAGGTAGGTGCTGACAACGTCATTACTATGGCCCAAAAGCTTGGGATTATCAGCCCGCTTCAATCCGTTCCATCCCTGGCGCTTGGCACTTCGCCGATCAGTCCATTTGAAATGGCCTCCTCCTTCGCCGTGATGAGTAATGCCGGTAAGCGCATGCCTCCTGTCGCCGTGCTTAAAATCACCGATGCCGCAGGCGAAGTACTGTACCAGGCCCCGGAAACAGCCGGTGAACAAGTTGTTGATCCTGCGGCAGCCTACGTGCTTACACATCTCATGGAAAGCGTATTTGAGTCTGGCGGGACCGGCAGCCGTGTCTCCTCCCTTATCAAAAGACCTGTTGCCGGTAAAACCGGCACAACGGATACCGATGCCTGGATGGTCGGCTATACGCCGGAACTGGCGACCGCCGTCTGGGTCGGCTATGACAAAGGCCGTGATATTTCTACTATGGATGGTCACCGGGCAGCCCCAATCTTCGCACAGTTTACCGAAAAGGCACTGGAGAATGTACCCCCGAAAATTTTTGCCATACCAAGCGGAGTAGTCACCGTGTATGTGGATGAAGCGTCAGGCAAGCTGGCCTCCGCCGATTGCCCGGCCAAGAAGCTTGAGGTGTTCATTGCCGGCACAGAACCGACCGAATACTGCTCGCTTCACGGCGGAGAGAAACAGCAGCCGACTACAAAAAGCGGCAGCCCTGAAGAGCGCTCCTGGTGGAGCGACTTCAAACGTTGGCTGACAGAATAA
- a CDS encoding endonuclease/exonuclease/phosphatase family protein has protein sequence MAKKIMWILGSIVLAAVLFVGGFLLYVTLTDYKPEATEPVAITDNQENMLQKETAFTVTTFNIGYAGLDKDEDFFMDGGTQSRSRSKIQTVLNLNGIGTFLKSNHSHMIFLQEVDIKSSRSYNIDEVGALQNFLKGYSYSYADNYKVPWVPVPVMQPMGSAHSGMLTLSSYKSTSATRYALPGKEAWPQQLFDLDRAFIENRIPVENGKELVLVNLHLSAFDKGGSIRKQQLQFLGEYIKKEAKKGNYLIVGGDWNHSLPGTDPKAFKATQDWPEWLQPFPESFKPEGFQWAVDKNTPSVRTVDVAYQEGVNFRAVIDGFLVSPNVEIVKVEGHDLKHEHSDHNPVTAQFKLK, from the coding sequence ATGGCCAAAAAAATCATGTGGATCCTCGGTAGTATCGTGCTTGCCGCCGTTTTGTTCGTAGGTGGGTTTTTACTGTATGTGACATTGACAGATTATAAGCCGGAGGCAACGGAGCCCGTTGCAATCACGGATAACCAGGAGAACATGCTGCAAAAGGAGACCGCGTTCACCGTCACGACGTTTAATATCGGTTATGCCGGGCTGGATAAGGATGAAGACTTCTTTATGGACGGCGGAACTCAGTCACGCTCACGCAGCAAGATACAAACGGTTCTAAATCTGAACGGCATTGGAACCTTTTTAAAGAGCAATCATTCCCATATGATCTTTCTTCAAGAAGTTGATATCAAGTCATCGCGCAGCTATAACATTGATGAGGTTGGTGCTTTGCAGAATTTCCTTAAGGGCTATAGCTACTCCTATGCGGATAATTACAAAGTGCCTTGGGTTCCCGTGCCGGTGATGCAACCTATGGGCTCTGCTCATAGCGGGATGCTGACACTCTCTTCCTATAAAAGCACCAGCGCGACCCGTTATGCTCTTCCCGGTAAAGAAGCATGGCCGCAGCAGTTGTTCGACCTGGACCGGGCCTTTATCGAAAACCGTATTCCCGTGGAGAATGGAAAAGAGCTTGTCCTTGTCAATCTTCACCTGTCTGCGTTCGATAAAGGGGGAAGCATCCGCAAGCAGCAGCTGCAATTTTTGGGTGAATATATAAAGAAAGAAGCCAAGAAGGGTAATTATCTGATTGTGGGAGGCGACTGGAATCACTCGCTGCCCGGAACCGATCCTAAAGCGTTTAAAGCTACCCAGGACTGGCCGGAGTGGCTGCAGCCGTTTCCTGAAAGCTTCAAGCCGGAAGGCTTCCAGTGGGCGGTGGACAAAAACACACCCTCTGTACGGACGGTGGATGTCGCTTATCAGGAGGGCGTGAATTTCCGGGCTGTCATTGACGGCTTTCTCGTCTCTCCAAATGTGGAGATTGTTAAAGTCGAGGGCCACGACTTGAAACATGAGCACAGTGATCACAATCCGGTTACGGCTCAATTTAAATTGAAGTAA
- a CDS encoding DNA-3-methyladenine glycosylase — MHKTNLISPSLLSRTALEAAPLLLGQTLVRVTEDGEIRCRIIETESYGGAEDQGSHAFGNRRTARTEVMFAAGGIAYVYLIYGMYSCLNVVVGDKDDPQAVLIRAVEPLSGMDEELMWRYRGPVSGKTVGLSNGPGKLCRALRIDRSLNGCSLNQMNKPLRIESGDPVRYLPIVASPRVNIDYAGDYVSKPWRFYIEGNPYVSVKDKHPIPFRQA; from the coding sequence ATGCACAAAACGAATCTGATCAGCCCTTCTCTGCTGTCGCGGACAGCACTGGAGGCAGCCCCGCTTCTGCTTGGACAAACGCTGGTCCGCGTGACCGAGGACGGCGAAATCCGCTGCCGCATTATAGAGACCGAGAGCTACGGAGGCGCAGAGGATCAGGGAAGCCATGCCTTTGGCAATCGGCGTACTGCGCGGACGGAGGTCATGTTTGCCGCAGGTGGTATCGCCTATGTGTACCTGATCTATGGTATGTACTCCTGTCTGAATGTGGTTGTGGGGGATAAGGATGATCCACAGGCAGTTCTTATCCGTGCCGTAGAGCCTTTAAGTGGTATGGATGAAGAGCTTATGTGGAGATACCGGGGGCCAGTTTCAGGAAAGACAGTCGGTCTAAGCAATGGACCCGGCAAGCTGTGCCGCGCACTGCGCATTGACAGAAGCCTGAATGGATGTTCGTTGAACCAAATGAATAAACCTCTTCGTATTGAGAGCGGAGATCCCGTGCGGTATCTTCCTATTGTGGCGTCTCCGCGGGTCAACATCGATTATGCCGGTGACTATGTATCGAAGCCATGGCGCTTCTATATAGAAGGAAATCCGTATGTATCCGTCAAAGATAAACATCCGATTCCGTTTAGACAAGCATAA
- a CDS encoding YwhD family protein produces MDNKEQIGKKQIALNIVSGKSKHKMGFGAGSIDLNNISPVIIDRGVATIDIGAMHAKSKPERRIRFSANREDVPNGRQVWIIWVAVDRNEDGQFYGGATASEMWVDEEERRGWKILAEHVNRMDSALKRKFMLDELGAEEKKLLKDLLVSHNEEWWEKSPEELKQALEA; encoded by the coding sequence ATGGATAATAAGGAGCAGATAGGCAAAAAACAAATCGCACTGAATATTGTCAGTGGCAAGAGCAAGCATAAAATGGGATTTGGTGCAGGTTCGATTGATCTGAATAATATTTCGCCGGTCATTATTGACCGCGGCGTGGCGACGATTGACATCGGTGCCATGCATGCCAAAAGTAAGCCGGAACGCCGGATCCGTTTTTCCGCAAACCGTGAAGATGTACCAAACGGACGCCAGGTGTGGATCATTTGGGTAGCGGTTGATCGTAATGAGGACGGTCAGTTCTACGGCGGAGCCACAGCCAGTGAGATGTGGGTTGATGAGGAAGAGCGCCGGGGCTGGAAAATTCTCGCGGAGCATGTCAACCGGATGGATTCTGCCCTCAAACGCAAATTTATGCTGGATGAGTTAGGTGCCGAGGAGAAGAAGCTGCTTAAGGACCTGCTGGTTTCCCATAACGAGGAATGGTGGGAGAAGTCTCCTGAAGAGCTGAAGCAAGCGCTGGAGGCTTAA